Proteins found in one Paenibacillus sp. FSL R10-2782 genomic segment:
- a CDS encoding sugar ABC transporter permease → MQKKHQALWGYLFISPQFLGLLCFSLLPLLYAFYLSFVNWDGFGVPLFVGLDNFRGQLSDPDFWKALFNTMYYMVLVIPAGIVLALLVAIVLNKVKGKEIYRLFFFMPVVTSSVSVGVIWMWILNGEFGILNHLLRAIGITGPMWLTDTQWVIPSIALLSIWLGLGYNMVIFLAGLQGISKSYYEAAEIDGASKLQQLRYITLPLLSPTTFFVTIMMVISSFQVFDQAFVMTNGGPAKASYTLVYHIYDQAFIDFTMGESAAAAMILFAIILVFTLLQFKMQKRWVHYGD, encoded by the coding sequence ATGCAGAAAAAGCATCAAGCGCTATGGGGCTATCTATTCATTAGCCCCCAGTTTCTGGGCCTGCTATGTTTTTCGCTATTGCCGTTGCTATATGCGTTTTATTTGAGCTTTGTGAATTGGGACGGCTTTGGCGTGCCTTTGTTTGTCGGCTTGGACAATTTCAGGGGCCAGCTATCTGATCCTGATTTTTGGAAGGCACTTTTCAATACGATGTACTATATGGTGCTGGTGATTCCGGCAGGGATTGTATTGGCTCTGCTCGTGGCGATTGTCCTGAACAAAGTGAAGGGCAAGGAAATATACCGTTTGTTCTTTTTCATGCCTGTTGTGACCAGCTCGGTATCGGTCGGGGTCATCTGGATGTGGATACTGAACGGCGAATTTGGCATTTTAAATCATCTGCTGCGAGCGATTGGGATTACAGGCCCGATGTGGCTTACGGATACGCAATGGGTAATTCCGTCGATTGCGCTTTTGAGCATATGGCTGGGGCTGGGATATAATATGGTCATTTTTCTGGCAGGACTACAGGGCATCTCCAAAAGCTATTACGAGGCAGCGGAGATTGACGGAGCCAGCAAGCTTCAGCAGCTAAGGTATATTACCCTGCCGCTATTGTCACCAACGACCTTTTTTGTCACCATCATGATGGTCATTAGCTCTTTTCAGGTGTTCGATCAGGCGTTCGTCATGACGAATGGGGGGCCAGCCAAGGCAAGCTATACGCTTGTGTACCATATTTACGATCAGGCATTCATTGATTTTACGATGGGGGAAAGTGCTGCGGCAGCAATGATTTTGTTCGCAATTATTCTTGTCTTTACCCTGCTGCAATTTAAAATGCAAAAGAGGTGGGTGCACTATGGAGACTAG
- a CDS encoding sugar ABC transporter substrate-binding protein, with amino-acid sequence MDNYMSWIKIGFFLSVLFLLAAACTTSPKLENTEGKKVRLTMQVWGNPAEVKVYQRALDAFEKENPNIEVKLVPVPGDQYEQKLLTQLQGSRGPDVFYSYEPTIARLIGAKQVQPLGEFLKSDASDVKAEDFPEGLWGPAKRDGEIYGVTPDSNPMVMYYNKKVFKDASVKTPQEYYDEGKWNWDAFEEVTSKLKAAGKQGYIAENWWAHWYSWVWSNGGRIFDEQGKYVLDHNEKGKEAFRFMYDMVNKGNAVYLGSLPKGQGADAMFMSNQVGMLAAGRWLEPLFSQNKSLDFDYIYWPSNTGKNEPVAIPVAYVAVNKNSPHLQEAMKMAAFYVSVKGQEARLVEGGNAMGTLAAADESIMKKATIEHSSYLTEGRDKGHAHGSALAYDAQVPGLNSDITETIDLMFLGKQDAAATIEKLNQIISKAVK; translated from the coding sequence ATGGACAATTACATGAGCTGGATAAAAATTGGTTTTTTTCTCAGCGTTCTGTTTTTACTTGCAGCGGCATGCACTACCTCTCCCAAGCTGGAAAACACGGAAGGGAAAAAAGTCCGGCTGACCATGCAAGTCTGGGGGAATCCTGCGGAGGTGAAGGTGTACCAGCGGGCGCTCGATGCATTTGAAAAGGAAAACCCGAATATTGAGGTTAAGCTGGTGCCTGTACCGGGAGACCAATATGAGCAAAAGCTGCTGACACAGCTTCAGGGAAGTCGCGGACCGGACGTGTTTTATTCGTATGAGCCGACGATTGCACGTTTAATTGGGGCGAAGCAGGTACAGCCGTTAGGTGAGTTTTTAAAAAGTGATGCCAGTGATGTAAAAGCCGAGGATTTCCCGGAAGGATTGTGGGGTCCGGCGAAGCGTGATGGGGAAATCTACGGAGTCACTCCCGATTCCAATCCGATGGTGATGTATTACAACAAAAAGGTTTTTAAGGATGCCAGTGTGAAGACACCGCAAGAATATTATGACGAGGGCAAGTGGAACTGGGACGCTTTTGAGGAAGTCACATCGAAGCTGAAAGCTGCCGGAAAGCAGGGCTATATTGCAGAAAACTGGTGGGCGCACTGGTATTCATGGGTGTGGTCGAATGGTGGCCGGATTTTTGATGAACAAGGCAAGTATGTACTGGATCACAATGAAAAGGGCAAGGAAGCCTTCCGCTTCATGTACGATATGGTGAACAAGGGAAATGCGGTATATCTCGGTTCGCTTCCCAAGGGGCAGGGAGCAGATGCGATGTTCATGTCCAACCAGGTCGGTATGCTGGCGGCCGGAAGATGGCTGGAGCCCTTGTTCAGTCAAAATAAAAGCCTCGACTTTGATTATATTTACTGGCCCTCCAACACGGGCAAAAATGAACCTGTCGCCATTCCGGTTGCTTACGTAGCCGTAAACAAAAACAGTCCACATCTGCAAGAGGCTATGAAGATGGCCGCATTCTACGTCTCGGTGAAGGGGCAGGAGGCGCGACTGGTTGAAGGTGGGAATGCCATGGGTACGCTTGCCGCAGCAGATGAGAGCATTATGAAAAAGGCGACGATTGAGCATTCCAGCTATTTGACCGAAGGACGTGACAAAGGGCATGCGCATGGCTCTGCACTGGCCTACGACGCGCAGGTACCGGGATTAAACTCGGATATCACGGAGACGATTGACCTGATGTTCCTTGGCAAGCAGGATGCGGCGGCAACGATTGAGAAGCTGAATCAGATCATATCCAAGGCGGTCAAGTAG
- a CDS encoding Gfo/Idh/MocA family oxidoreductase, which produces MAKIKYALVGTGGRAEFFYGEVVTVFKDTSELIAFCDVNQTRMDYANRLLQEKYEHKPIPTYKAHEFERMIAETQPDIVIVTTIDRVHHHYIIRAMELGCDVISEKPMTVDEDKCQDILDAIDRTGRKLRVTFNYRYAPHNTKIREVIMDGSLGDILSVNFEWLLNTQHGADYFRRWHRDKRNSGGLLVHKSTHHFDLMNFWLGSKPETVYAMGDLKFYGRENAEQRGVTEFYQRAYGSKAAENDPFALHLDRNEHLKSMYLDAEHEDGYVRDQSVFGDNISIEDTLSVMVKYKNKTVMNYSLNAYMPWEGFIIVFNGTKGRMEVRVSEQSYVNSGGSKADEGALKEKTITIYPHFAAPYEVEVEEGVGGHGGGDPVMLRDIFDQPADDRFHRAASHIDGAWSILTGIAANRSIRTGQPVKVEELVHL; this is translated from the coding sequence TTGGCTAAAATCAAATATGCACTTGTGGGTACTGGAGGAAGAGCCGAATTTTTTTACGGTGAAGTTGTTACCGTTTTCAAGGATACTTCGGAGCTGATCGCGTTCTGTGACGTCAATCAGACGAGAATGGACTATGCCAATCGGTTGTTGCAGGAGAAATATGAGCACAAGCCGATTCCAACCTATAAAGCTCATGAATTTGAACGAATGATCGCAGAAACACAACCCGATATCGTGATCGTCACGACCATTGACCGTGTGCATCATCATTATATTATCCGGGCGATGGAGCTGGGCTGTGATGTTATTTCCGAGAAGCCGATGACGGTGGATGAGGACAAATGTCAAGATATTCTAGATGCCATAGATCGCACGGGACGGAAGCTGCGCGTCACCTTTAATTATCGTTATGCGCCCCATAATACGAAAATACGCGAGGTGATTATGGACGGGTCGCTTGGTGATATCTTGTCGGTCAACTTCGAATGGCTGCTGAACACACAGCATGGTGCGGATTATTTCCGTCGCTGGCACCGGGATAAGCGCAACAGTGGCGGTCTGCTGGTGCATAAATCGACGCATCATTTCGATCTAATGAACTTTTGGCTCGGCTCAAAGCCGGAAACGGTGTATGCGATGGGCGATCTGAAATTTTATGGCCGGGAAAATGCGGAACAGCGTGGTGTGACTGAGTTCTATCAACGGGCTTACGGCAGCAAGGCAGCGGAAAATGACCCGTTTGCGCTGCATCTGGACCGTAACGAGCACCTGAAAAGCATGTATTTGGATGCCGAGCATGAGGATGGCTATGTGCGGGATCAAAGCGTATTTGGCGACAATATTAGCATTGAGGACACGCTGAGTGTCATGGTGAAGTACAAGAACAAGACAGTCATGAACTACTCGCTGAATGCTTACATGCCTTGGGAGGGATTTATCATCGTGTTCAACGGCACCAAGGGTCGGATGGAGGTACGGGTATCCGAGCAATCCTACGTTAATTCCGGGGGCAGTAAGGCAGACGAGGGGGCGTTAAAAGAAAAAACCATTACGATCTATCCCCACTTTGCAGCACCTTATGAGGTGGAGGTAGAGGAAGGCGTGGGTGGTCATGGCGGTGGTGATCCGGTCATGCTGCGGGATATTTTTGATCAGCCGGCAGATGATCGGTTTCATCGCGCAGCCTCGCATATAGATGGAGCTTGGTCTATTTTAACGGGCATTGCCGCCAATCGCTCCATCCGTACGGGCCAGCCAGTGAAGGTGGAGGAACTGGTTCATTTGTAA
- a CDS encoding carbohydrate ABC transporter permease, which translates to METRQNSRDFLRHVLLAVGSLMMFFPFLWTVLSSLKDISQIFVVPPQWIPDPFVWSNYPASLEAMPFVQAYMNSFYITVIIVTATLISASMAAYAFAKIRFPGSNVLFILFLATMMVPKQVTMIPLYLVMDRIGWLDTHWSLIVPGALFNAFAVFLLRQFVMGIPRDLEEAAVMDGAGYIRIYWSVILPLIRPALAAIGIFTFLGAWNSFLDPLIYLNTPEKFTVPLLLNNFKGLYTADWSLMMAGTTISVVPVLLVYMIAQKQIIEGITLTGIKG; encoded by the coding sequence ATGGAGACTAGGCAAAACAGCAGGGATTTCCTGCGCCATGTGCTGCTCGCTGTCGGCTCTCTGATGATGTTTTTTCCCTTCCTGTGGACGGTTCTCAGTTCTCTGAAGGATATTTCGCAAATTTTTGTCGTCCCACCCCAATGGATTCCCGATCCGTTTGTATGGAGTAATTATCCAGCTTCACTGGAGGCTATGCCCTTCGTGCAGGCGTACATGAACAGCTTTTATATTACGGTCATTATCGTGACAGCGACGCTGATTAGCGCGTCCATGGCGGCGTATGCTTTTGCCAAAATCCGCTTTCCGGGGTCGAATGTCCTGTTTATCCTGTTCCTTGCTACGATGATGGTGCCCAAACAGGTAACGATGATCCCGCTGTATTTGGTGATGGACCGCATCGGGTGGCTGGATACGCATTGGTCGCTGATTGTACCCGGAGCGTTGTTTAACGCGTTTGCGGTGTTCCTGCTGCGCCAGTTCGTGATGGGGATTCCGCGCGATCTGGAGGAAGCGGCGGTCATGGACGGGGCGGGGTACATTCGTATTTACTGGAGTGTCATTCTGCCACTGATTCGCCCAGCGTTAGCCGCGATTGGGATTTTTACCTTTTTGGGCGCCTGGAACAGCTTTCTCGATCCGCTGATTTACCTCAATACACCAGAGAAATTCACGGTTCCACTGCTGCTCAACAATTTTAAAGGGCTGTATACCGCGGATTGGTCGCTGATGATGGCGGGTACTACCATTTCCGTCGTTCCGGTGCTGCTCGTCTATATGATTGCTCAGAAGCAAATTATCGAAGGCATAACCTTGACGGGCATCAAGGGGTAG
- a CDS encoding AraC family transcriptional regulator yields the protein MIATPRFAIEQALRTEPFSMSADHVHQAHEIYYLLAGERYYYINQRVYALQKGDLIWISKHDFHRTSNKGSGSHERILINFDEQFVSTLTNTVPYGGQKQPLLPEKSFLLRPSAEEQCELEHLFQQMLDEYHQDHAYRHMYLQSLLLQLLIRIGRIQSSTPDTIAPERSEKQQRVYAVIEYLHAHYAERLTLDQLARHFYISSTYLCRIFKQTTGFTLVEYLQDVRVQQARAYLSETSWKVTTIAEKTGFDSIAHFGRVFKQCTGYTPLQYRKEQKKEQGNAPTP from the coding sequence GTGATCGCCACACCCCGTTTTGCCATCGAGCAAGCGCTACGGACGGAGCCGTTCAGTATGTCCGCCGACCATGTTCACCAAGCACATGAAATCTATTATCTGCTGGCAGGAGAGCGCTACTATTACATTAATCAGCGGGTATACGCTCTACAGAAGGGCGATCTGATTTGGATCAGCAAGCATGATTTCCACCGTACGAGTAATAAAGGCAGCGGTAGTCATGAACGAATTTTGATCAACTTTGATGAGCAATTTGTCTCCACATTAACAAACACCGTGCCTTACGGGGGTCAGAAGCAGCCCCTCCTGCCGGAGAAAAGCTTTTTGCTTCGCCCTTCGGCGGAGGAACAGTGCGAGCTGGAGCATCTGTTCCAGCAAATGCTGGATGAGTATCATCAAGATCATGCATACCGCCATATGTACCTCCAAAGCTTGCTGCTCCAACTGCTTATCCGAATCGGCCGCATACAATCCTCCACCCCCGATACCATTGCGCCGGAACGCAGCGAGAAGCAGCAGCGAGTGTATGCGGTCATCGAATACCTGCATGCCCACTATGCGGAGAGGCTGACTCTGGATCAACTGGCAAGGCATTTTTATATCAGCAGCACGTATTTGTGTCGTATTTTCAAACAGACGACAGGCTTCACCCTGGTTGAATATCTTCAGGATGTTCGAGTCCAACAGGCCCGGGCGTATTTGAGTGAAACGAGCTGGAAAGTGACAACGATCGCTGAAAAAACGGGCTTTGACAGCATTGCCCATTTTGGCCGTGTGTTCAAGCAATGCACCGGGTATACCCCGTTACAGTATCGAAAAGAACAGAAAAAGGAGCAGGGAAACGCCCCTACCCCTTGA
- a CDS encoding carbonic anhydrase: protein MKKNWRVCLSSMFAIFLVVSATGCNAQPATSKSTNTSSSPTGSAAHAVVQKTHWSYEGEEGPEHWGELEKDFAACGNGLEQSPVNIEHTRMEASQTQQPIQVHYTNTKVSILNNGHTVQINAANPSNYIVLDGTKFTLKQFHFHHPSEHQIDGKNADMELHFVHQSDNGSTAVLGVLIQGGKENKAFSRIWSKLPKDVSQEEALEGELNLATLLPKDLHSIRYNGSLTTPPCTEHVNWTVLEKPIEMSADQISRFATIFPDNHRPVQQLGARELTADQ from the coding sequence ATGAAAAAAAACTGGAGAGTTTGCTTGTCCAGCATGTTTGCTATTTTCCTGGTTGTGTCCGCAACTGGATGTAATGCTCAGCCCGCCACTTCCAAATCTACGAATACTTCGTCTTCACCGACTGGTAGCGCCGCCCATGCGGTTGTTCAGAAAACACACTGGTCCTATGAAGGAGAGGAGGGACCGGAGCATTGGGGAGAGTTGGAAAAGGATTTCGCCGCTTGTGGTAATGGCCTCGAACAATCCCCTGTCAACATAGAACATACTCGAATGGAAGCCTCGCAAACGCAGCAGCCGATACAGGTTCACTACACCAATACGAAAGTATCCATTCTGAATAATGGACACACCGTTCAAATCAATGCAGCCAACCCCAGTAATTATATTGTACTGGACGGTACCAAATTCACTTTAAAGCAGTTTCACTTTCATCATCCCAGTGAACACCAAATAGATGGTAAAAATGCCGATATGGAGCTTCATTTTGTTCATCAAAGTGACAACGGCAGCACCGCCGTCTTAGGCGTACTCATTCAAGGCGGCAAGGAGAATAAGGCTTTCAGCCGTATTTGGTCCAAACTGCCAAAAGATGTTTCTCAGGAAGAGGCTCTGGAGGGAGAACTGAATCTCGCTACTCTTCTGCCGAAGGATCTGCACTCGATTCGCTATAACGGATCTCTGACCACTCCGCCTTGCACAGAGCATGTGAACTGGACAGTACTGGAAAAACCCATTGAAATGTCGGCAGACCAAATCAGCCGGTTTGCTACTATTTTTCCCGATAACCATCGTCCTGTACAACAACTGGGAGCCCGTGAACTGACTGCTGATCAATAA